In a single window of the Populus alba chromosome 16, ASM523922v2, whole genome shotgun sequence genome:
- the LOC118063115 gene encoding beta-fructofuranosidase, insoluble isoenzyme 2 isoform X1 — MYYKGLYHLFYQYNPKGAVWGNIVWAHSVSKDLINWESLEPAIYPSKWFDSYGCWSGSATILPNGEPVILYTGIADKNNSQIQNYAVPANLSDPYLREWVKPDDNPILNPDVSVNGSAFRDPTTAWWADGHWRILIGSRRNHVGVAYLYRSRDLKKWAKTKHPLHSVQGTGMWECPDFFPVSSFGENGLDPSVNGQNVKHALKVSLDLTRYEYYTLGTYDNKKEKYFPDVGLVDGWAGLRLDYGNFYASKTFFDPSTNRRILWGWANESDAVQQDTNKGWAGILLIPRKVWLDPSGKQLLQWPVVELEKLRGHNVQLSNQKLYQGDHAQVKGITVAQADVDVTFSFPSLDKAEPFDPKWAKLDALDVCAQKGSKAPGGLGPFGLLTLASKNLEEFTPVFFKVFKAADKHKVLLCSDARSSSLGKGLYKPSFAGFVDVDLTDKKLSLRSLRVLELEEELPSHLGFIQLLQSLKRLTCTCSTMAARPSQWRILMLGV; from the exons ATGTACTACAAGGGGCTCTACCATCTATTCTACCAATACAACCCCAAAGGTGCAGTGTGGGGTAACATTGTTTGGGCTCATTCCGTTTCAAAGGATTTGATCAATTGGGAATCCCTTGAGCCTGCAATCTACCCTTCTAAATGGTTTGATAGCTATGGATGTTGGTCTGGTTCAGCGACAATCCTTCCAAATGGTGAGCCTGTTATCTTGTACACGGGTATTGCCGATAAAAATAACAGTCAGATCCAAAACTATGCAGTACCCGCAAACTTGTCGGATCCATATCTTCGTGAATGGGTTAAGCCTGATGATAATCCGATACTGAACCCGGATGTTAGTGTAAACGGTAGCGCGTTCCGTGATCCGACCACTGCTTGGTGGGCTGATGGGCATTGGAGGATTTTGATAGGCAGCAGGAGGAACCATGTAGGGGTTGCATATTTGTACAGGAGTAGGGACTTGAAGAAATGGGCCAAGACCAAACACCCGTTACATTCAGTTCAGGGTACAGGTATGTGGGAATGCCCAGATTTTTTCCCCGTTTCATCATTCGGTGAAAATGGGTTGGATCCTTCGGTTAATGGACAAAATGTGAAACATGCATTGAAGGTTAGCTTAGACCTGACAAGATACGAGTACTATACACTTGGTacttatgataataaaaaggaaaagtattttcctgaTGTGGGCTTAGTTGATGGTTGGGCTGGTCTTAGGTTAGATTATGGAAACTTTTATGCTTCTAAGACGTTCTTTGACCCAAGCACAAATAGGAGGATTTTGTGGGGTTGGGCTAATGAGTCTGATGCTGTTCAACAAGATACGAACAAAGGGTGGGCAGGAATTCTG TTGATTCCTAGGAAGGTATGGCTAGATCCAAGTGGAAAGCAATTGCTGCAGTGGCCCGTTGTAGAATTGGAGAAATTAAGAGGGCACAATGTTCAACTGAGCAATCAAAAGCTCTACCAAGGTGATCATGCTCAAGTTAAAGGCATCACTGTTGCTCag GCTGATGTTGATGTAACCTTTTCTTTCCCAAGCTTGGACAAAGCTGAGCCTTTTGATCCAAAATGGGCTAAGCTTGATGCACTTGATGTATGTGCCCAAAAGGGTTCCAAAGCTCCTGGTGGACTTGGACCATTCGGACTCTTGACATTAGCTTCAAAAAATCTTGAAGAATTCACTCCTGTCTTCTTTAAAGTATTCAAAGCAGCAGACAAGCATAAAGTTCTCTTGTGCTCTGATGCAAGAAG CTCTTCCTTAGGTAAAGGACTGTATAAACCATCTTTTGCTGGATTTGTTGATGTTGATTTAACCGACAAGAAACTTTCGCTCAGAAGTTTG AGAGTTTTGGAGCTGGAGGAAGAATTGCCATCTCATCTAGGGTTTATCCAACTATTGCAGTCTCTGAAAAGGCTCACTTGTACGTGTTCAACAATGGCAGCGAGACCATCACAGTGGAGAATCTTAATGCTTGGAGTATGA
- the LOC118063115 gene encoding beta-fructofuranosidase, insoluble isoenzyme 1 isoform X3, which yields MMAMPHTLPVLALFALLFVLSNNGAEASHKIYPRLQTLSVENVNQVHRTGYHFQPLRNWINDPNAPMYYKGLYHLFYQYNPKGAVWGNIVWAHSVSKDLINWESLEPAIYPSKWFDSYGCWSGSATILPNGEPVILYTGIADKNNSQIQNYAVPANLSDPYLREWVKPDDNPILNPDVSVNGSAFRDPTTAWWADGHWRILIGSRRNHVGVAYLYRSRDLKKWAKTKHPLHSVQGTGMWECPDFFPVSSFGENGLDPSVNGQNVKHALKVSLDLTRYEYYTLGTYDNKKEKYFPDVGLVDGWAGLRLDYGNFYASKTFFDPSTNRRILWGWANESDAVQQDTNKGWAGILLIPRKVWLDPSGKQLLQWPVVELEKLRGHNVQLSNQKLYQGDHAQVKGITVAQADVDVTFSFPSLDKAEPFDPKWAKLDALDVCAQKGSKAPGGLGPFGLLTLASKNLEEFTPVFFKVFKAADKHKVLLCSDARSSSLGKGLYKPSFAGFVDVDLTDKKLSLRSLIDHSVIESFGAGGRIAISSRVYPTIAVSEKAHLYVFNNGSETITVENLNAWSMNLPVMNVPIKDRVGENPRNE from the exons ATGATGGCTATGCCACACACTCTCCCAGTTCTTGCTTTGTTTGCTTTGCTTTTTGTGCTAAGTAACAATGGAGCCGAGGCTTCTCATAAGATTTATCCTCGGTTGCAGACTCTTAGTGTTGAGAACGTGAATCAAGTCCATAGAACCGGGTATCACTTTCAGCCTCTTAGGAACTGGATCAACG ATCCAAATG CACCTATGTACTACAAGGGGCTCTACCATCTATTCTACCAATACAACCCCAAAGGTGCAGTGTGGGGTAACATTGTTTGGGCTCATTCCGTTTCAAAGGATTTGATCAATTGGGAATCCCTTGAGCCTGCAATCTACCCTTCTAAATGGTTTGATAGCTATGGATGTTGGTCTGGTTCAGCGACAATCCTTCCAAATGGTGAGCCTGTTATCTTGTACACGGGTATTGCCGATAAAAATAACAGTCAGATCCAAAACTATGCAGTACCCGCAAACTTGTCGGATCCATATCTTCGTGAATGGGTTAAGCCTGATGATAATCCGATACTGAACCCGGATGTTAGTGTAAACGGTAGCGCGTTCCGTGATCCGACCACTGCTTGGTGGGCTGATGGGCATTGGAGGATTTTGATAGGCAGCAGGAGGAACCATGTAGGGGTTGCATATTTGTACAGGAGTAGGGACTTGAAGAAATGGGCCAAGACCAAACACCCGTTACATTCAGTTCAGGGTACAGGTATGTGGGAATGCCCAGATTTTTTCCCCGTTTCATCATTCGGTGAAAATGGGTTGGATCCTTCGGTTAATGGACAAAATGTGAAACATGCATTGAAGGTTAGCTTAGACCTGACAAGATACGAGTACTATACACTTGGTacttatgataataaaaaggaaaagtattttcctgaTGTGGGCTTAGTTGATGGTTGGGCTGGTCTTAGGTTAGATTATGGAAACTTTTATGCTTCTAAGACGTTCTTTGACCCAAGCACAAATAGGAGGATTTTGTGGGGTTGGGCTAATGAGTCTGATGCTGTTCAACAAGATACGAACAAAGGGTGGGCAGGAATTCTG TTGATTCCTAGGAAGGTATGGCTAGATCCAAGTGGAAAGCAATTGCTGCAGTGGCCCGTTGTAGAATTGGAGAAATTAAGAGGGCACAATGTTCAACTGAGCAATCAAAAGCTCTACCAAGGTGATCATGCTCAAGTTAAAGGCATCACTGTTGCTCag GCTGATGTTGATGTAACCTTTTCTTTCCCAAGCTTGGACAAAGCTGAGCCTTTTGATCCAAAATGGGCTAAGCTTGATGCACTTGATGTATGTGCCCAAAAGGGTTCCAAAGCTCCTGGTGGACTTGGACCATTCGGACTCTTGACATTAGCTTCAAAAAATCTTGAAGAATTCACTCCTGTCTTCTTTAAAGTATTCAAAGCAGCAGACAAGCATAAAGTTCTCTTGTGCTCTGATGCAAGAAG CTCTTCCTTAGGTAAAGGACTGTATAAACCATCTTTTGCTGGATTTGTTGATGTTGATTTAACCGACAAGAAACTTTCGCTCAGAAGTTTG ATTGATCACTCTGTTATAGAGAGTTTTGGAGCTGGAGGAAGAATTGCCATCTCATCTAGGGTTTATCCAACTATTGCAGTCTCTGAAAAGGCTCACTTGTACGTGTTCAACAATGGCAGCGAGACCATCACAGTGGAGAATCTTAATGCTTGGAGTATGAACTTACCTGTGATGAATGTCCCTATAAAGGACCGAGTGGGGGAGAATCCACgcaatgaataa
- the LOC118063115 gene encoding beta-fructofuranosidase, insoluble isoenzyme 2 isoform X2, with protein MYYKGLYHLFYQYNPKGAVWGNIVWAHSVSKDLINWESLEPAIYPSKWFDSYGCWSGSATILPNGEPVILYTGIADKNNSQIQNYAVPANLSDPYLREWVKPDDNPILNPDVSVNGSAFRDPTTAWWADGHWRILIGSRRNHVGVAYLYRSRDLKKWAKTKHPLHSVQGTGMWECPDFFPVSSFGENGLDPSVNGQNVKHALKVSLDLTRYEYYTLGTYDNKKEKYFPDVGLVDGWAGLRLDYGNFYASKTFFDPSTNRRILWGWANESDAVQQDTNKGWAGILLIPRKVWLDPSGKQLLQWPVVELEKLRGHNVQLSNQKLYQGDHAQVKGITVAQADVDVTFSFPSLDKAEPFDPKWAKLDALDVCAQKGSKAPGGLGPFGLLTLASKNLEEFTPVFFKVFKAADKHKVLLCSDARSSSLGKGLYKPSFAGFVDVDLTDKKLSLRSLSLKRLTCTCSTMAARPSQWRILMLGV; from the exons ATGTACTACAAGGGGCTCTACCATCTATTCTACCAATACAACCCCAAAGGTGCAGTGTGGGGTAACATTGTTTGGGCTCATTCCGTTTCAAAGGATTTGATCAATTGGGAATCCCTTGAGCCTGCAATCTACCCTTCTAAATGGTTTGATAGCTATGGATGTTGGTCTGGTTCAGCGACAATCCTTCCAAATGGTGAGCCTGTTATCTTGTACACGGGTATTGCCGATAAAAATAACAGTCAGATCCAAAACTATGCAGTACCCGCAAACTTGTCGGATCCATATCTTCGTGAATGGGTTAAGCCTGATGATAATCCGATACTGAACCCGGATGTTAGTGTAAACGGTAGCGCGTTCCGTGATCCGACCACTGCTTGGTGGGCTGATGGGCATTGGAGGATTTTGATAGGCAGCAGGAGGAACCATGTAGGGGTTGCATATTTGTACAGGAGTAGGGACTTGAAGAAATGGGCCAAGACCAAACACCCGTTACATTCAGTTCAGGGTACAGGTATGTGGGAATGCCCAGATTTTTTCCCCGTTTCATCATTCGGTGAAAATGGGTTGGATCCTTCGGTTAATGGACAAAATGTGAAACATGCATTGAAGGTTAGCTTAGACCTGACAAGATACGAGTACTATACACTTGGTacttatgataataaaaaggaaaagtattttcctgaTGTGGGCTTAGTTGATGGTTGGGCTGGTCTTAGGTTAGATTATGGAAACTTTTATGCTTCTAAGACGTTCTTTGACCCAAGCACAAATAGGAGGATTTTGTGGGGTTGGGCTAATGAGTCTGATGCTGTTCAACAAGATACGAACAAAGGGTGGGCAGGAATTCTG TTGATTCCTAGGAAGGTATGGCTAGATCCAAGTGGAAAGCAATTGCTGCAGTGGCCCGTTGTAGAATTGGAGAAATTAAGAGGGCACAATGTTCAACTGAGCAATCAAAAGCTCTACCAAGGTGATCATGCTCAAGTTAAAGGCATCACTGTTGCTCag GCTGATGTTGATGTAACCTTTTCTTTCCCAAGCTTGGACAAAGCTGAGCCTTTTGATCCAAAATGGGCTAAGCTTGATGCACTTGATGTATGTGCCCAAAAGGGTTCCAAAGCTCCTGGTGGACTTGGACCATTCGGACTCTTGACATTAGCTTCAAAAAATCTTGAAGAATTCACTCCTGTCTTCTTTAAAGTATTCAAAGCAGCAGACAAGCATAAAGTTCTCTTGTGCTCTGATGCAAGAAG CTCTTCCTTAGGTAAAGGACTGTATAAACCATCTTTTGCTGGATTTGTTGATGTTGATTTAACCGACAAGAAACTTTCGCTCAGAAGTTTG TCTCTGAAAAGGCTCACTTGTACGTGTTCAACAATGGCAGCGAGACCATCACAGTGGAGAATCTTAATGCTTGGAGTATGA